The nucleotide window TAGAAGCTTCCGCACGAAGTTCCTGAACTTCTTCGTGGGCTCGAAGGCCGCCACCCTTATCCTGCCGGTCTCGTCCTCCAGCTCGAAGAATACGTGGCGGCCCTTCTCCCAGTAGGGCTTGACAACTATCCCTCTGACGACGGCGCTGTCGTAGGGTTTCAGCTCGCCGATTTTTTTGAAGGTTAGGTGGTCGTCCGTACCCTGATTTGTCCTGTAGAGCTGGTAAAGCGCTACGGGCTCCTCGAAGCGGACTATCTCAAAGGCCTGAAGGACCTTGCCAGCATCGATGCCCCTGATGCCGACTAGAACGGGATCCTTGCCGTGCGGCGCTATGAGGACACTCCGCTTGTAGGGATCAACGTTGTCGTAGGTGAAGGGGTAGAAGAGACGATCCATCTCGAAGACGCTCTCTCTGTCAACCTTCCTCGGCGTCCCCCAGTTCTCAGGCTTCCTGTACGCGAGAAGCTCGTAGGTAAAGTGCTTGAAGGGGTATGCGATGGCGGCGAGGGCCCCTACGATGCCGCGGCCGAGCTTGAACTTGAAGTATTCAGCTCCTGCCCTTCTCGCGGCTTCCTCCGCTTCCTCAACCGTCACGTGCTCCCTAAGGGCCCTAAGGGAGAACTCCCTCAGCTCCTCTGGAATTTCACCCTCGAGGAAGACCACGCCGGGGTTCGTGTTCTCATCTTCTAAATCCGCGAGTTGATTCACGTAGAAGAGCACGATGTCCTTGATCTCTGGGATTAATTCCTCTTCGACCTCGAAGGTCATAGCAACCGCGCCGTTGCCGCGCGTCTTGTAGGGAACGTTTGGGTTTAGCCGGATTAGGCGGGGCAGGTCTAGGGGCTCCCCTAACCGGGACAGCTCCCGGTAGAGTAGCGCGCCGATGTAGGTGGTGCACATCCCCTTTGGCGAGTCCGTATCATCGATGCCTATGTGGAGCTTCATTTCTCTCCCTCTAGGAGCTTTATTTCCTACATCAGGGGTTTAAAAGCCTTCTTAATGTTCTCAAGCCTTACGACATCAATTCAGCTTCCCGAAGGATATCGGGCCGGCGGGCGTTTTATGCCTCGAAACTCGTGGATTCCCATGAGTGCTTTAATAGGCATAATCTTCACTTCCAGAGATTTGGAGGGGAGGCTA belongs to Pyrococcus yayanosii CH1 and includes:
- the tiaS gene encoding tRNA(Ile2) 2-agmatinylcytidine synthetase TiaS; this translates as MKLHIGIDDTDSPKGMCTTYIGALLYRELSRLGEPLDLPRLIRLNPNVPYKTRGNGAVAMTFEVEEELIPEIKDIVLFYVNQLADLEDENTNPGVVFLEGEIPEELREFSLRALREHVTVEEAEEAARRAGAEYFKFKLGRGIVGALAAIAYPFKHFTYELLAYRKPENWGTPRKVDRESVFEMDRLFYPFTYDNVDPYKRSVLIAPHGKDPVLVGIRGIDAGKVLQAFEIVRFEEPVALYQLYRTNQGTDDHLTFKKIGELKPYDSAVVRGIVVKPYWEKGRHVFFELEDETGRIRVAAFEPTKKFRNFVRKLLPGDEIIAAGGVKEHDGVLTLNLEKFYPVKLAPKIEYRKPKCPSCGGTMKSKGDYLKCKKCGHRMPKKLIPVEMPRDLEKKIYEVPPDARKHISRPLVLPGGEDKILEALIGMHKTVPSSR